One Oncorhynchus keta strain PuntledgeMale-10-30-2019 chromosome 22, Oket_V2, whole genome shotgun sequence DNA window includes the following coding sequences:
- the trhr2 gene encoding thyrotropin releasing hormone receptor 2 — protein MTENVSSRMDTPTNISLVGPGDPISQCLEYKTVAVFLVLLVCGLGIVGNIMVVLVVLTTRHMRTPTNCYLVSLAIADLTVLVAAGLPNVSDSLTGTWVFGHAGCLGITYLQYLGINVSSCSITAFTVERYIAICHPMRAQTVCTVSRAKRIIAGVWVFTCVYCMLWFFLVDIQVMKSGSIQCGYKVSRDLYLPIYLIDFAIFYVIPLLLAIVLYGLIARILYLNPLPNRPDVGTVSSGATMLRRSCKEPADGGKGGRQGRPKSTLSSRKQVTKMLSVVVILFALLWMPYRTLVLINSFIATPYLDAWFVLFCRICMYANSAINPVVYNLMSQKFRSAFRRLYRCQSQEAHHRTLSMIQSGYSMARDPRTPQQTSNGTKQGARRVTCTDTVTEWQSKDTSPDKEKKDLDHLKEDRKDTSCGEIKSTPQQPEINSTSGQTEIIFTPRQNEIKSTLGLNVIKSTPGQNEIKSTPGQNEIKSTTGQNEIKSTPGPTEMTEAEMNHTVL, from the exons ATGACAGAAAATGTGAGCTCAAGGATGGACACCCCAACCAACATTTCCTTGGTGGGACCAGGGGACCCCATATCCCAGTGTCTGGAGTACAAGACTGTGGCAGTTTTTCTGGTTCTGCTAGTCTGTGGACTTGGCATTGTGGGTAATATCATGGTGGTTCTGGTGGTCCTCACCACGAGACACATGCGTACACCCACTAACTGCTACCTGGTCAGCCTGGCCATAGCGGACCTGACCGTGCTGGTTGCCGCTGGTCTGCCCAATGTGTCAGACAGCCTGACGGGTACCTGGGTGTTTGGGCATGCTGGCTGCCTTGGCATCACCTACCTCCAGTACCTTGGCATCAATGTGTCCTCCTGCTCTATCACAGCCTTTACTGTGGAGAG GTACATTGCTATCTGCCACCCAATGAGGGCCCAGACAGTGTGCACGGTGTCCCGGGCCAAGCGGATCATAGCAGGGGTGTGGGTGTTCACCTGTGTCTACTGCATGCTGTGGTTCTTCCTGGTGGACATCCAGGTAATGAAGAGCGGCAGCATCCAGTGTGGCTACAAGGTGTCCCGTGACCTCTACCTCCCCATATACCTCATTGACTTTGCCATCTTCTATGTGATCCCTCTGCTCCTGGCCATCGTCCTGTACGGCCTCATCGCCCGCATCCTGTACCTCAATCCACTCCCCAACCGGCCCGATGTGGGCACGGTCTCCTCTGGTGCCACCATGCTCCGCAGGAGCTGCAAGGAACCAgcagatggagggaaagggggtcGTCAGGGCCGCCCGAAGAGCACGCTCTCCTCCAGGAAACAG gtcactaagatgctctcagtggtggtGATCCTGTTCGCTTTACTGTGGATGCCCTACCGGACCTTGGTCCTTATTAACTCCTTCATTGCCACACCCTACCTGGACGCATGGTTTGTTCTGTTCTGTCGGATCTGTATGTATGCCAACAGCGCCATCAACCCCGTAGTGTACAACCTGATGTCTCAGAAGTTCCGTTCAGCGTTCCGCAGGCTCTACAGATGCCAGAGCCAGGAGGCCCACCACCGCACCCTCTCCATGATCCAGAGCGGCTATAGCATGGCCAGGGACCCACGCACCCCACAGCAGACCAGCAACGGGACCAAACAGGGGGCCAGGAGAGTGACCTGCACTGACACAGTGACAGAGTGGCAGAGCAAAGACACCTCCCCAGACAAAGAGAAGAAGGATCTGGATCACCTGAAGGAAGATAGAAAAGACACAAGCTGTGGTGAGATCAAATCAACACCTCAACAACCTGAGATCAACTCCACATCTGGGCAAACTGAGATCATATTCACGCCTAGGCAAAATGAGATCAAATCTACACTTGGGCTGAATGTGATCAAATCCACACCTGGGCAAAATGAGATAAAATCCACACCTGGGCAGAACGAGATCAAGTCCACAACTGGGCAAAATGAAATAAAGTCCACACCTGGGCCAACTGAGATGACTGAGGCAGAAATGAATCACACAGTGCTGTAG